In Methylotenera mobilis JLW8, the following are encoded in one genomic region:
- the epsG gene encoding chain length determinant protein tyrosine kinase EpsG: MTETLNLTTSLKETPTMLKRDTSIGRLLLEQGKISPVDAERVLRLQKDKGIRFGDAALKLGLITDADISQVLAQQFDYPYLQAGQGDFSPKLVAAYMPFSPQVEALRALRSQLVLRWFSEHGTMIAIVATQAGDGSSHTAANLAVVFSQLGEKTLLIDANMRQPRQRELFNLQENRGLSDILAGRATKEEVIVRIESFMGLSVLGAGTLPPNPQELLSRSTFRELLAGVGNEYDIVIIDTPPADNNADFQAIVARTGGALLVSRKHKTKLADLVNLTDQIKSIGAHVVGAVLNEY, encoded by the coding sequence ATGACAGAAACGTTGAATCTAACAACTAGCCTCAAAGAAACACCTACGATGTTGAAGCGAGATACAAGTATTGGCCGCTTGTTATTAGAGCAAGGCAAAATATCGCCAGTAGATGCTGAGCGCGTGCTGCGCTTACAAAAAGATAAAGGCATTCGCTTTGGTGATGCCGCACTGAAGTTAGGCTTAATTACTGATGCGGATATTAGCCAGGTGCTCGCGCAGCAGTTTGATTATCCTTATTTACAGGCTGGTCAAGGCGACTTCAGTCCAAAGTTGGTTGCAGCTTACATGCCATTTTCTCCACAGGTGGAGGCACTACGAGCTTTGCGTAGTCAGCTAGTGTTACGCTGGTTTTCTGAACATGGCACGATGATCGCGATTGTTGCCACGCAAGCTGGTGATGGCAGTAGTCATACTGCAGCTAATCTGGCAGTCGTTTTTTCTCAACTCGGTGAAAAAACCTTGCTGATTGATGCCAATATGCGCCAGCCAAGGCAGCGTGAGTTATTTAATCTGCAAGAAAATCGTGGTTTATCCGATATTCTAGCTGGCCGTGCTACTAAAGAAGAGGTCATTGTTCGTATTGAGTCTTTTATGGGGCTTTCAGTCTTAGGTGCTGGCACGTTGCCGCCCAATCCGCAGGAGCTGTTAAGCCGTAGTACGTTTAGAGAGCTACTCGCAGGAGTGGGTAATGAATACGATATTGTCATTATCGATACCCCGCCAGCAGATAACAACGCAGATTTTCAAGCTATTGTGGCCCGCACTGGCGGTGCTTTATTGGTTTCTCGTAAGCATAAAACCAAATTGGCTGATTTAGTAAATCTGACAGACCAAATTAAAAGCATAGGTGCACATGTTGTGGGTGCTGTGCTCAACGAGTATTAA
- the epsF gene encoding chain length determinant protein EpsF: MNFSQFLLILKARFKIILLTFVTTVTITLVVSLLIPKSYTATTSLILNYKGMDPVTGIALPAQLMPGYMATQVDIITSQNVAVKVVDALKFTNSTQAQAQFQEATQGRGDIRNWFAGLLLKKLDVQPSRESSVIELSFTGADPEFAAIVANAFAVAYQETSLQLKTAPAQIASTYLGTQTKVLRENLKVAQTNLSAYQQENGITSGIEQFDAESAKLNELTAQLVAAQGNAIEASSRQNGTRGNAEQSPDVAANPLVQSLKVQISSTDAKLADIAQRLGQNHPQYQSAKAEADKIKSEYQEALRNATANVGGTARIHQQREGELRAQVAAQKTKVLALNRTRDQLALLQKDVDNAQRALEAVNQRFTQTSLEGQGNQTDVGILNPAVPPIKHSSPKTLVNLILAIFLGTLLGVGFALLAELLDRRVRSADDIQEGVAIPVLGVIVSDSLEQPRRRRFIPLLRSSKTKNSNYLSFKN, from the coding sequence ATGAATTTCTCGCAGTTTTTATTAATTCTTAAAGCGCGCTTTAAGATTATTTTACTAACATTCGTTACCACTGTGACCATTACATTGGTGGTTAGCCTGCTGATTCCTAAATCTTATACTGCTACCACTTCGCTGATATTAAATTATAAGGGGATGGATCCTGTTACAGGGATTGCGTTGCCGGCCCAATTGATGCCTGGCTACATGGCTACACAGGTAGATATTATTACTAGCCAAAATGTGGCGGTAAAAGTAGTGGATGCGTTAAAGTTTACCAACAGTACGCAAGCACAAGCGCAGTTTCAAGAGGCGACTCAAGGTCGGGGTGATATTCGTAACTGGTTTGCTGGTTTGTTACTAAAAAAATTAGATGTGCAGCCTTCACGTGAAAGCAGTGTGATTGAGTTATCTTTTACGGGTGCAGACCCAGAGTTCGCAGCAATTGTCGCTAATGCATTTGCCGTAGCTTATCAAGAAACCAGCTTGCAGCTTAAAACGGCTCCGGCACAAATCGCATCTACGTATTTAGGTACGCAAACCAAAGTGCTGCGTGAAAATTTAAAGGTTGCACAAACTAACCTCTCAGCTTACCAACAAGAGAATGGTATCACCAGTGGTATCGAACAATTTGATGCTGAAAGTGCAAAGCTCAATGAGCTTACTGCACAACTGGTCGCTGCACAAGGCAACGCTATTGAAGCATCGTCGCGTCAGAATGGTACACGTGGTAATGCTGAGCAGTCACCAGATGTTGCAGCAAATCCCTTAGTGCAAAGCCTCAAGGTGCAAATTTCCAGTACAGATGCGAAGTTAGCCGACATTGCACAGCGTTTGGGGCAGAACCACCCACAGTATCAGTCTGCAAAGGCAGAGGCTGATAAAATTAAATCAGAGTATCAAGAGGCTCTGCGTAACGCTACGGCTAATGTTGGCGGCACAGCTCGTATTCATCAGCAGCGTGAAGGTGAGCTGCGCGCACAAGTGGCTGCGCAAAAGACAAAAGTGTTAGCACTTAATCGCACACGCGACCAATTGGCGCTGTTGCAAAAAGACGTAGATAACGCCCAGCGTGCTTTAGAGGCAGTAAATCAGCGCTTTACGCAAACTAGCTTAGAAGGCCAGGGCAATCAAACTGATGTGGGTATTTTGAATCCAGCTGTACCGCCTATTAAGCATTCAAGCCCTAAAACGCTGGTTAATCTAATTCTGGCTATATTTTTAGGGACGTTGTTAGGTGTAGGTTTTGCGTTGTTAGCCGAATTGCTGGATCGTCGAGTGCGCTCTGCAGATGATATTCAAGAGGGGGTTGCGATACCTGTGCTTGGTGTTATTGTGAGTGATAGCTTGGAGCAGCCACGCCGTCGACGCTTTATCCCACTCTTGCGCTCTAGCAAGACCAAAAATTCCAATTATTTAAGCTTCAAGAACTAA
- the epsE gene encoding polysaccharide export protein EpsE — MRHLVIGIMALCLNLMLQPVMAAQSSYQLGAGDVLKIGVHNNPDLSLDTRVSEAGVISFPLIGEVSVGGLTTNEAEKKIASMLASGGFIMQPQVNILVMQFQSAMVSVLGGVNKPGRYALERSTNLTEILAIAGGIAPNGADTVVLNTVREGMPAHIEVDIDKALRKGTDEASVVLLSGDVIYVSRVPLIYIYGEVQRPGTFRMERDMTVIQALAQGGGPTIRGTQRGIKLHRRNLDGDVMEFSPDLTEKVQPDDVLYVKESLF, encoded by the coding sequence ATGCGACACCTAGTTATTGGCATTATGGCGTTATGCTTGAATTTGATGCTGCAACCTGTAATGGCGGCGCAATCATCTTATCAATTAGGCGCGGGTGACGTACTCAAAATTGGCGTGCACAATAATCCTGACTTATCACTTGATACCCGCGTCTCTGAAGCTGGTGTGATTTCATTTCCACTGATTGGCGAGGTGTCTGTTGGTGGTTTAACAACCAATGAAGCTGAAAAGAAAATCGCATCAATGTTAGCAAGTGGCGGTTTTATCATGCAGCCGCAAGTGAATATCTTGGTGATGCAATTTCAGAGCGCTATGGTTTCCGTGTTGGGTGGCGTGAACAAGCCGGGGCGTTACGCACTTGAGCGCTCCACTAACTTAACAGAAATTTTAGCTATTGCTGGCGGTATTGCCCCCAATGGCGCTGATACTGTAGTGCTAAATACTGTGCGTGAAGGCATGCCTGCGCATATTGAAGTTGATATTGATAAAGCCTTACGTAAAGGCACAGATGAAGCTAGTGTGGTGCTTTTAAGCGGTGATGTGATTTACGTATCTCGTGTACCTTTAATCTACATTTATGGTGAAGTACAACGCCCAGGTACTTTTCGCATGGAGCGTGATATGACCGTGATTCAAGCGCTAGCGCAAGGCGGCGGCCCAACAATTCGTGGTACGCAAAGAGGTATTAAGTTGCATCGCCGCAACTTAGATGGGGATGTGATGGAGTTTAGCCCTGACCTCACTGAAAAAGTGCAGCCAGATGATGTGCTATATGTAAAAGAAAGCTTGTTCTAG
- a CDS encoding EpsD family peptidyl-prolyl cis-trans isomerase codes for MQELIEAKKQVLANMGSANIRMFALVVLVAMALQMTACNKKDNSAARASQTIARVNGDEITVHQVNNELQRANVKPEQQEAAAKQIVQALIDRQVLVQAAIDAKMDRNPRVVQAIESAKAQILAQAYIDEKLSQVAKVTVADIAQYKTTHADVFADRKMYLMDELSLPLDAYSAELNAVADKAKSMAEIMQWLDEHGVKYNHQQVAHASETLPSPLLAELSKMKLQDIIFIRARQGNVIAQILQIKNAPAADDDTKKQVEQLIIAEKRKAIIEAEMKRLHEAAKVIYLDRKFEPAALSDKPPAFKKPQIETAEAVSTPKSESATNKPAANIEKGLSGL; via the coding sequence ATGCAAGAACTAATCGAGGCCAAAAAGCAGGTGTTAGCGAATATGGGAAGTGCTAATATTCGAATGTTTGCGCTTGTTGTGTTGGTTGCAATGGCACTGCAAATGACTGCCTGTAATAAAAAAGACAATAGCGCTGCTAGAGCGAGCCAAACCATTGCGCGTGTCAATGGCGATGAAATTACCGTGCATCAGGTCAATAATGAGTTGCAACGAGCGAATGTCAAGCCAGAGCAGCAAGAGGCTGCAGCAAAACAAATCGTACAAGCGTTAATTGATCGTCAAGTGCTTGTGCAAGCCGCGATTGATGCAAAGATGGATCGTAATCCGCGTGTTGTGCAAGCCATAGAAAGCGCAAAAGCGCAAATTTTGGCTCAAGCTTATATAGATGAAAAATTATCTCAAGTGGCTAAGGTAACCGTTGCTGATATTGCGCAATATAAGACCACACATGCGGATGTTTTCGCAGACCGTAAAATGTACTTGATGGATGAGCTGTCACTACCATTAGATGCGTATAGTGCTGAGCTCAATGCGGTTGCGGACAAGGCTAAATCTATGGCTGAAATTATGCAGTGGCTTGATGAGCATGGCGTTAAATACAACCATCAGCAGGTTGCACATGCCTCTGAAACGCTACCGTCACCGTTGCTAGCTGAGCTTAGTAAAATGAAATTACAGGATATTATTTTTATCCGCGCTCGGCAAGGTAATGTTATTGCGCAGATTTTGCAGATTAAGAATGCGCCTGCAGCGGACGATGATACAAAAAAACAAGTCGAGCAATTAATCATTGCTGAAAAACGCAAAGCTATCATTGAGGCTGAAATGAAGCGGTTGCATGAGGCAGCTAAAGTAATTTACTTGGATAGAAAGTTTGAACCAGCTGCGTTAAGTGATAAGCCACCAGCCTTTAAAAAGCCTCAGATAGAAACTGCTGAAGCGGTTTCTACGCCAAAGTCAGAGTCGGCAACAAATAAGCCAGCTGCAAATATTGAAAAAGGCTTATCTGGGCTTTAG
- the epsL gene encoding XrtB/PEP-CTERM-associated polysaccharide biosynthesis outer membrane protein EpsL — protein sequence MITNLLSSKLKLVLFAVFFSPVLVFADEQDVFNVIAGVNRQYDNNLFRTSASEQSDQITTSFAGIRVDKPYSLQRFKFDLTQTAYRYQKADYLDFDATEYKAAWLWALTPYLTGNLSANRAQSLNSFTDYTNQKLQNIRTTETRRFDADWSPYGNWHLLAGLTHYTLENGQVFQAESDYTQNSVDAGVKYVYRSGTTTSLIMHDKKGVYDNRALNASNLSDTGFDEREVEAGLNWILSGKSRLDVKASYVDRNHDHFSQRDYARPAGSVIFVWTPTGKIKVSVNASRQVASFQTNYSSYTTRDTLMLSPTWAITNKINIQASAGIARRSFDGQSVVANTDREDTEKSVSLGVNWTPLRSVTIGANLQHSKRDSSLQNFDYKDTAASISSQLFF from the coding sequence TTGATAACAAATTTACTTAGCAGCAAACTAAAGCTTGTCTTGTTTGCTGTTTTCTTCTCGCCTGTTCTTGTTTTCGCTGATGAGCAGGATGTGTTTAACGTGATTGCGGGGGTTAACCGTCAATATGATAACAACCTGTTTCGCACATCCGCATCAGAACAATCAGACCAGATAACAACGAGCTTTGCTGGTATTCGTGTTGATAAACCTTATTCGCTACAGCGCTTTAAGTTTGATCTTACGCAAACAGCCTACCGTTACCAAAAAGCTGATTATCTTGATTTTGATGCAACGGAATACAAAGCTGCTTGGCTATGGGCGTTAACGCCTTATTTAACGGGTAATTTATCTGCCAATCGCGCGCAGTCTCTGAATAGTTTTACAGATTACACTAATCAGAAGCTGCAAAATATCCGCACTACGGAAACACGGCGCTTTGATGCAGATTGGTCCCCATATGGCAATTGGCATTTATTGGCAGGCCTAACGCATTACACATTAGAAAATGGTCAAGTATTTCAAGCCGAGTCTGATTATACGCAAAACTCAGTAGATGCTGGGGTTAAGTATGTTTACCGATCAGGTACGACTACTAGCCTGATTATGCATGATAAAAAAGGTGTCTACGATAATCGCGCACTAAATGCTTCCAACTTAAGTGATACTGGCTTTGATGAGCGTGAGGTTGAAGCTGGTCTTAATTGGATTTTATCTGGCAAATCGCGTCTGGATGTTAAAGCATCGTATGTGGATCGCAATCACGACCACTTTTCTCAGCGTGATTACGCACGGCCGGCTGGTAGTGTGATTTTTGTTTGGACCCCTACTGGCAAAATAAAAGTAAGCGTTAATGCCTCTCGTCAGGTTGCTAGCTTTCAAACTAACTACAGTAGTTATACAACAAGAGATACCTTGATGTTATCTCCAACTTGGGCGATTACTAACAAAATTAATATACAGGCTAGCGCCGGCATTGCTAGGCGTAGTTTTGACGGCCAAAGCGTAGTCGCCAACACTGATCGCGAAGACACAGAGAAGTCTGTAAGTTTGGGTGTAAATTGGACGCCGTTACGCAGTGTGACTATAGGTGCTAACTTGCAGCATAGCAAGCGTGACTCATCTCTGCAAAATTTTGACTATAAAGACACAGCCGCATCAATCTCCTCACAGTTGTTTTTTTAG
- a CDS encoding cyclic nucleotide-binding domain-containing protein, producing the protein MAKNFLHNYPDLLCLGKADQYVDEICDMFNQNKIFGGFDYDEAKILCGYMQCYAAPRGYKVMNEGDEGDFMLLVLSGEVVVRKNMDGMDNQYLVEVKAGGVVGEMGFVDSNVRFASCVTTMPTDFAVMTRATLNDLLLQHPRMANKLLLKLLQVMGARIRETVTRLIPEHFGVTK; encoded by the coding sequence ATGGCGAAAAATTTTTTACATAATTACCCGGATTTACTTTGCTTAGGCAAAGCGGATCAGTACGTAGATGAAATCTGCGACATGTTTAACCAAAATAAAATTTTTGGCGGGTTTGACTATGATGAAGCCAAGATTCTATGTGGTTATATGCAATGTTATGCAGCTCCTAGAGGCTATAAGGTAATGAACGAGGGTGATGAAGGTGACTTTATGCTACTGGTGCTGAGTGGCGAGGTTGTGGTGAGAAAGAATATGGATGGTATGGATAACCAGTACCTGGTTGAGGTTAAAGCGGGAGGCGTAGTCGGAGAGATGGGGTTTGTTGACAGTAATGTGCGATTTGCTAGTTGTGTTACCACCATGCCCACGGATTTTGCTGTGATGACTAGGGCTACTTTGAACGACCTGTTGCTTCAGCATCCGCGTATGGCGAATAAGTTGCTCTTGAAATTACTTCAGGTCATGGGCGCTCGCATACGTGAGACTGTTACACGTCTCATTCCCGAGCACTTCGGTGTTACAAAATGA